TTTTAGGTAATGAAATTTTGAAAAGATTTAATGTCTTTCTGGATTTTCAGAATAATATAGTCTATATAAAACCTAATAAACTCTTCAATGATGAGTATGTTGAAAAAAAGTAAGACTGACTGTAAAATAAATATTTCTTAACTTTAGAATCCTTAAAGACAGAAACTTTAAGGATTTTTTATTTTTAAAACAATTTTACTTTACCTAATGGCGTTGACGGCTAAAATTTTTAACAAGCAGAACCTATTTCTTCTCCTGTTAATCGTAATGGTCTTTATGGCAAAACTGATCCCTTTTAAGGCATCTTATAATGAATTTTTCAATCTTTCGGCTTTTATAGATTGGGGAATTGCGGGGATCTTCCTTTTTTACGGATTAAAACTTAATTTAAAAGAAGTAGTAAAAGATATTTCCAATTGGAAGCTGCATTTAATCATCCAGTCCGGAACTTTCATTCTTTTTCCGCTGCTGGTTTTACTGTTTTACCCATGGGTAAAAAGCTCAGAATTTGAAAACATCTGGCTTTCTATATTTTTTCTCGCCTGTTTGCCTTCAACGGTTTCATCATCTGTGGTCATGGTTTCCATTGCCAAAGGAAATGTGACTTCCGCGATATTCAACGCGTCTATGTCAGGGTTAATCGGAATTATCATGACGCCGTTATTGATGAGCTTTTTTCTTGAGCCCGCTTCCGGTTCCGAAAATCATGGCGAAGTTATTCAGCAGCTATTAATTAAAGTTTTATTACCCATTATTTTAGGAATTTTACTAAATCCTGTGTTCAAAAAATGGATAACCAAATATTCAACGATCATCGCAGAATTCGACAGGCTGATTATTTTATTAATTGTGTATGAAAGTTTCTCCACTGCATTTATTGAAAATATTTTCGGCTCAGTCCCTCCAATTGTATTTTTAATTCTGGCATTCAGTGTGTTTTTTTTATTTTTTATGGTTTACCATATTTTACAATTCATTGCCAAAAAGATGAAGTTCAATGCTCAGGATATCATTACAGTGTCGTTTTGTGGATCAAAGAAATCTTTGGTACACGGAAGTCTCTTTCTTTTGGTATTGGGGGTTACTGATGATCAGAAGGTTTTATTTCTGCTTCCGGTGATGGTTTATCATAGTTTTCAGCTGTTCTATGTGAGTTGGCTGGCGAGTAAAATAGCACAAAGAAAATCAGTCGTTTAAAAATTATTTGATTATCTTTAATTCTATGAAAATTATGAAGAAAGCGACATTGTTATCATTAGCAATAATGAGTTCATGGGGTAATGCACAAAAGATTAGTCAAATCCTCGAACAAAAAGGTTCATTTAGAAAAGATACCGTTTTTAGTATTAAAAGTGAGGCAAAAGAAACTTATCTTCCCGTTTCTATTATTAAAGGGAAGGGAAAAGGACCGGTTTTCAGCATCGTGGCAGGAATTCACGGGTATGAATATCCGCCGATTGTTGCCGTTCAGGAAATATTGAAGGAAATAGATCCCAATCAGATCAAAGGAACGATTATTATTGTTCCGATTGCTAATGTTGAATCTTTTCAAAAAAGAACGCCTTTCATCAATCCTTTAGATCAAAAAAATTTAAACAATGCTTTTCCGGGTTCTGCAAATGGAACGCCGACAGATCAAATTGCAAATATTATCACCAAAGAAATTATTTCAAATTCTACAATATTTCTAGATATTCACGGAGGTGATGCCAACGAAGATTTGCTACCATTTGTATGCTATTACAACAGAAAAGATACTCCCGAAAATACAAAGTTTGCTCACGATTTATCAGTTCAGTCGCAAATTGATCACATTGTTTCATATCCATATAATCTAACATCAACAGAACCCGCAAAATACGCTTTCAAACAAGCAACCCAACAAGGAATTACTGCGTTAAGTATCGAAGCTGGAAAATTAGGAACTGTTCAGAAAGAAAATGTTGACCTGATTAAAACGGCGGTGTATAATATGCTTGAATATTCCGGAAATTATGTAAGAAGAAAATCGAAATTCATCAACAAAAAAACAGCAACTCTGTTCAACCAGCAAGACTACATCAAAGTTCCCGAAAACGGAATTTTCTACAGCGATTTGAAAAGCGGAGATCAGGTAAAAAAGAACCAAATTTTAGGCTATATCGCCGATGAATTCGGAAATAAAAAACAGGATATTCTTTCCAATTCTGAAGGAATTATTTTATACAAAGTCGGAACGCCACCTGTCAACAAAGGCGAAACCTTATTTTGCATCGGCTATACCGAAAAAGATAAAATTTAAAACAATATCAAAAACACAGTTATCATTCGCTGAGTGAAACGCCTTTGCGAACGAAAAAAGTATAATAGTCAAAAAAACTTAGCGTCCTTTGCGTTAAAAAAATAGTTTAAAATATTAAAAATGAAAAAAATATACACCATCATTGCTTTATCAACAGCAGTCATTGCTTTTTCACAAAAACCATTAGACAAAGTAGAACCAGCATTTTGGTGGAAAGGAATGAAAAATCCCGAACTTCAGATCATGGTCTACGGAAAAGACATTGCTAATAGCGAAATTGAGCTGTCAAATGGTGTTCAGGCAAAAGATATTCAGAAAACTGAAAATCCAAACTATGTTTTCATAACGGTAAATACCAATGAGATCAATGTCCCTAAGTTTAACATCAATATTAAAAAAGGTAAAAAAAATATAGGGTCTTATCCGTATGAGTTAAAGGAAAGGAAGCCAAATTCAGCAGAAAGAGAATCATTTACCTCAAAAGATGTAATGTATCTTATTATGCCGGATCGTTTTGCCAACGGTGATGAAAAAAATGATTCTCAACCATACTTAACCGAAAGAGCAAACAGAAGTCTTCCCAACGGACGTCATGGTGGAGATTTGCGGGGAATCATCAATAATTTAGATTATATTCAAAATCTGGGTGCCACGGCGGTTTGGCTAACTCCTGTGAATGAAGACAACGAAAAAGTATATTCGTATCACGGCTACGCACAGACTGATTTATACAAAATCGACGGTCGCTACGGAACCAATGAAGAATACAAAGAACTTTCCCAAAAATTAAACAAAAGGAAAATGATGCTGGTGATGGATTATGTCACCAATCATTGGGGAATTTCGCATTGGATGATCAAAGATTTACCTACCAAAGATTGGATCCACTGGTTCAATGATGGCGAAAATGGTTTCAAACGTTCAAATTACAAAACGACAACTCAGTTTGATACAAACGCTTCTGAAGTTGATAAAAAGCTGGCGTTAGACGGCTGGTTTGATACTACAATGCCGGATATTAATCAGAAAAATCCTTTGGTTTTAAAATATTTAACGCAAAATGCAATTTGGTGGATAGAATACGCTGAATTAGGTGGTTTTCGTGTAGATACCTATCCTTACAATGATAAGGAAGCAATGGCGAAATGGGCAAAAGCGATTACCGATGAATATCCGAAATTCAATATTGTCGGAGAAACCTGGCTGAATACGGCTGGTCATATTTCTGCGTGGCAAAAGGATTCTAAAACGGGAGAGGCAGCGAATTATAATTCTAATCTTCCATCTGTGATGGATTTTATGCTGTACGGAGATTTGCCGAAAGCGTTGAAGGAAAAAGAAGGCTGGGAAAGCGGAATGAACCGTATTTACAACAGTTTGTCGAGTGATTTCCTGTATCCGGATATCAATAATGTAATGGTGTTCTTCGAAAATCACGATACCGAAAGATGGAATGAGATTTTTAATGATGATCCGAAAGCATATAAATTAGGATTGACTTTAATTTCAACCGTTCGTGGAATTCCGCAGATTTATTATGGCTCCGAAGTTGGAATGCGTGGCGACAAAAACAAGGGCGGTGATGCCGATATCCGGAGAGATTTTCCGGGTGGCTGGAAATCGGATAAGGTGAATGCTTTCCATCCATCAAATCAAACACCTGATCAGAAGGGATTTTACCAGTTTACACAGAAATTACTGAACTGGAGAAAAGGAAAAGAAGTGATCCACACCGGAAAAACTAAAAATTTCGTTCCTCAGAATAATGTTTTTGTGTATTTTAGATATAACGAAAAAGAAAGTGTCATGGTCGTTTTGAATAACAATGAAAAAGACGAAGCTTTGGATCTGAAACATTTTGCAGAATCTTTAAACGGATTTACAAAAGGGAAAGACATCCTTTCCGACAAAGAAGTTTCATTACAAAACAACTTAACAATACCTGCGAAAACTTCGATGGTTATTGAATTGAATTAAATACGAATAGCACTAATAATAGCAGAAATCTCACAATTAAAATCCTTTTGATCTTAGTTAAGTGAAATGCCTTTGCAAACTTAGAAGCAGTTAGTAGTTATAAGAAAAACTTTGTAACCTTCGTCAAAAATAGGGTTAAAAAAACAGAAAATAATCTCAAACCTCACAGGTTTTAAAAACCTGTGAGGTTTATTGAAAAAAATATTTAGAAAATATATATATTAAACATGAAAAAAATAACAATATTCTTCACATTCATCCTGTTTGTATTGAGTTTTACAACCCTTTCAGCTCAGTCAAAATTTGATAAAGACAAAAAAGAAATCGGGATTATGCTCGATGACTTTAACCTAGCCGCTGCAAAAGCTGATTTCATAACCTATTTCAATTATTTTGCCGCCGAATCGACATTTATAGGAACCGACGCCACCGAAGTCTGGGATAAAAAAGCATTCATGGTGTGGGCAAAACCCTATTTCGACAAAAAGACAACCTGGAATTTCACTTCCTTGAAAAGAAATATTTATTTCAGCAAAGATGGAAAACTGGCTTGGTTTGACGAATTGCTGAATACTCAAATGAAAATCTGCCGTGGTTCAGGAGTGGTCGAAAAAATCAACGGACAGTGGAAAGTGAAGCAGTATGTACTTTCTGTGACAGTTCCAAACGAGATTGTCGATAAAATAGTGGCAGAAAAAGCACCGATTGAGGATGTTTTAATTCAACAGTTAAAAACGAAATAAGTCGATGGCAAAAAAAATAAAACCGAATTTATCCATGCTCCAAATCATCAATATGAGCATGGGATTTTTGGGAATTCAGATGGCCTTTGGCTTACAAAACGGAAATGCAAGTAGAATTTTGGCCAACTTTGGGGCAGATGTTCATGAATTGTCCTGGTTTTGGCTGGTTGCACCGGTTACAGGATTAATTGTACAGCCGATTATCGGGCACATGGGAGACAATACCTGGAGTCCTTTGGGAAGAAGAAAGCCTTACTTTTTAATTGGAGCGATTCTTTGTGCAATCGGCTTGGTCATGCTTCCAAATGCAGCATCAGCAACGCAAATGATGGCGGCAAATGTTTTGTTATTGGCTGTTATTTTCTTAGCAATGATGGATGCTTCCATCAACGTGGCGATGGAACCTTTCCGAGCGTTGGTAGGAGATATGTTGCCAAAACATCAGGGAACGGTAGGGTTTTCTGTTCAGACAATTTTAATTGGAATTGGCGCTGTGATTGGGTCTTACTTACCCGACTGGCTTACAAAATTAGGCGTGTCAAATGTCGCAGAGGCAGGATTTGTAGCGAATAACGTAATTTATTCCTTTTATGTAGGTGCAGGATTTTTGATACTAACAATTTTATATACTATTATTACCACCAAAGAATATTCGCCGCAGGAATTTGCTGAGTTTGACGGTGGCAAGGAAGTGATTGAAGAGCCTTCAAAATTTACAGATATTTTCAAAGATTTCTCAAATATTCCTTCGCAGATGAAAAGACTGGGAATTGTTCAGTTCTTCTCTTGGTTTGCTCTGTTTACGATGTGGGTTTTTACAACAAGTGCATTGGCGACCCATCATTTCGGACTTTCGCCTGATGATACGCATTCTAAAGCATTCAACGATGCCGGAGATTTAACAGGAAAATTATTCGGAATGTACAACCTTTGGGCGATTCCGTTCGCGTTTTTATTAACTCCAATTGCAAAATGGATTGGCAAGAAACAAACCCACGCATTAGCCTTAGCTTTTGGCGGAGTAGGTTTAATTTTAATGTATTTCATCAAAGATGTTAATCTTCTTTGGATCTCAATGGTCGGTTTAGGATTTGCTTGGGCGAGTATTTTAGCCATGCCATATGCGATGTTAATTGAGGTGATTCCACAAAAGAAAATGGGCGTTTACATGGGGATTTTCAACTTTTTTATTGTTATTCCGCAAATTATTAATGGGATTTTCGGAGGTCCGATTGTAAGTGGTGTTTTCGGAAAGCAAGCCATTGATTATGTTATCGTTGGCGGCGTTTGTATGTTGTTGGGAGCAGTTTTAACCTTGTTTTTCATTAAATCAGAAGATGAAACGCCAAAAGAAATTGAAGAAGAAATTCAACAGGTACATTTTTAAAATAAAATTTTAATAATGATAAAACGGACTTCGGTTCGTTTTTATATTTTTAAGTTTGTTTAAACTAATTTTAAATTTAACCGCAAAAGAAGCAAAAGATCTTATTGGATTTATTTAAAGTATTTCAAAAGTCTGCAAAAAGAAAAAATCTTTGATTTTTTAACTTATGTGATCTTTTTTTTATTTAGGTGTTAAACTTAAAATAACTAAAGTGTTAAAATCTTTTGTTTCTTTTGTGGTAAAAAAGTTTAAACAAATTTTTATTTAAAAGTTAAGCATCAAAATAACCAAAATACACTTTATTTATGAGCATGATAGGAAATTTACTTCGGGTAACTAAAACGGAACTTGAAGAATATCTAAATGACAGTTCTTTATTGGAGGCCAGATTGTACGATGAGAATGAAGAGCCTGATTATCTGAACCCTGATGATATTGATAAGGCCTGGGAAGGAATTTTGTTTTTATTGACGGGAAATGGTATTTCTGCAATGGATCATCCACTGACAAAAGTGTTGTTCAGCGGGCAGCTGATTGATGAAAATCAGGATTTGGGATATGGCCCGGCTCATTATTTAACACCGGAAGAGGTTGTTGATTTGAATAATCAGATTGCTGAAATTACAATTACTGATCTTAAAGCGAAATTCAATCCTGAAAAAATGACTGAATTAGGAATTTATCCCGAAATCTGGGCAGAAGGCGACGATGCTTTTGATTATCTGGCGGATAATTTTTTGGCCATTCAAAAAATGTACACTGAAGCAGTGAGAAATGGAGAAGGAATGATCACTTATTTAAATTGATGATTCAAAAAAAAGGATATTAATGACTGGATGCTATTTTGATTAAATAAGGTTGAATCTTTTATTGAAACATAATTAACATTAGACTTATAAGTTCAATATAAAAACAAGAACTTACACTACATCATACAACAGTAATCCATCTATAAACATACCTTGATTATTGGAAAATTATGCCAATAAAGTCGAATGCTGTACTGTATAACCAACAGAACTTCCAACCTCCATCATCCTGCTTCCAACCTAAAAACCCTTTCTTACCTTACATCAACATTTTCCCGATTTGCACGCCGTACATTTGTACCATAAATAGTCATTCCTTAAAAACCAAGTAATATTTTGATTATCAGTTTTTATGCACTTATATTTCGTAAAAAATCGTTGTAAAAAATTGCAATAAATTGTATTTTTAGGATATAAAAAGTGGCAAAATGTTAGGCAAAATAAGAGAGGATTTACAGCAGAATTTATTCAAGACCAGGCTTACGGAGCTTATTAATATGGAGCATCCGGTGGTAAAATTAGCTGGGGAGATTTCCTGGGATAAAATGGAGTCAGAGTTTGAGAAATTATTTTCAGAAAACGGAAGACCTTCTATTGCTATCCGTAAAATAGCAGGAATGCTTTTGCTCAAGGAAATGTTTAAAGAAAGTGATGAAAGTGTAATAGAGAGATGGATTGAGAATGCGTATTGGCAATATTTTACCGGAGAAACCTTTTTCCAGACAGAGCAGCCTTTCGATCCGAGCAATTTTGTACACTTCAGAAAAAGAATTGGAGATAAGGGTTTGGAATTTCTTTTGGGACAAAGCGTTTCTCTCCATCCCAAAGCCAAAACAGAAGATGAAGTTCAGGTAGATACGACGGTTCAGGAGAAGAACATTACCTTTCCTACCGATGCCAAATTAGCAAAAAAAGTAATCGACAATTGTAGAAAAATAGCAGAAAAAGAGAGCGTTGTACAAAGACAAAGCTACAGAAGAGTGAGCAAACAATTATTGCGGGACGCTTTTTTTGGACATCATCCCAGAAGACAGAAGAAGGCAAAAATGGCGAGGAAAAAGCTCAGGACGATTGGTAAAAGAGTTCTTCGGGAATTGGAAAGAAAACTTCCTAAAGATGTTTTGAAAGGCTACGAAGACGTTTTTAAAATTTACCTTAAAGCACTCACCCAAGAACGTACCACGAAAGATAAAATTTACAGTCTTCACGAGCCACAAGTTGCGTGTATTGCGAAAGGAAAATCGGGAAAAGCATACGAGTTTGGGACAAAAGTAGCAGTAGTAAGAGGTCGGAAAACAGGGATCATCAGCTCGGTAAAGAGATTTTCTGGCAATCCTCACGATAGTAAAACTCTTGAAGAATCATTGGCACAGAGTGAGAGGGTAAGAAAATCCGTTGGCGGAACAAGACCTACGAAAGCCACTACAGACAGAGGATTTAAAGGAATCAAAGAAGTGGAAGGAACAGCAATTTTGCTTCCCGCAAAAAAAGAAAAAACAAAATATGGGCAACAAGTAGCCAGATTAAGATTCCGGGCAAGAGCAGCCATAGAACCTTGTATCTCTCATTTAAAAAGAAACCACTCCTTAGGATTAAACTTCCTGAAAGGAGTGGCTGGAGATATTAATAATGCATTATTAGCAGGGATTGGATACAATTTGAAGATGAGATTGAATCAAATCAAACAACAAATTCTTCTTTGGCTCGAACTTGTTCTCCGAATCTTTTTAGGCAAATATAATTTTCAAAGTCAAAAAACAGCTTTTTAAGGAGCGACTAAATAATCACAATATGAAGACAGTATATCATAAAGCAGATTCAAGAGGCCACGCCAATCATGGTTGGTTAAATTCTTATCATACATTCAGTTTTGCCAATTATCAAAACAACGACAGAACACATTTCGGAGTTTTGAGAGTGTTAAATGATGACACCGTTTCAGAAGGAATGGGCTTCGGAACGCATCCGCACAGAAACATGGAAATCATTTCGATCCCTTTGGAAGGCGATTTGGAACATAAAGATTCGATGGGAACAACAGCAGTGATCAAAAAAGGAGAAATTCAGGTGATGAGTGCCGGAACAGGAGTTCAGCACAGCGAATACAACAAAAATAAAGATGAAGCGGTAAAATTTCTTCAGATTTGGGTTTTCCCCAGAGAAGAGGATGTTGAACCAAGATATGATCAAAAAAGTATTAAAGAAGGCGAAAAAATCAATGGTTTTCAACAGATTTTATCACCGAATAAAAATGATGACGGAGTTTGGATTCATCAGGATGCATGGTTTAATTTAGCTAATTTCACAAAAGGAAACGGCAAAAATTATATGTTAAATAAAAAAGGAAACGGCGTTTATGCTTTTGTATTGAAAGGAAGTGCAAAAGTAGGCGACAGAATTCTGAACGAAAGAGACGGTTTAGGAATCTGGGATACTCAAAGTTTCAACATCGAAGCCGAAGAAGACACAGAAATCCTATTAATGGAAGTTCCAATGGAATTACCATCATATTTAAAATAATTAAAACAAGATATTTTCGCATAGTAAAAATTCCCCTCCTTTGGAGGGGTGGCGAAAATTCAAAGAATTTTTGACGGGGTGGTTTTAAAACACGACCTTTGCGTCACAATAAAAAAATAACTTTACTTTAAAACAGATAAAAATATAATGAAAATTTTAGCAATAGCTGGAAGTAATTCCGAGACGTCAATCAATAAATTATTAGTTTCTTACGCAACTTCATTAGTTGGAAATGCAGAAGTGGAAATTGTAGATATGAACGATTTTGAAATGCCAATCTACAAACACCAAAGAGAAGTAGAAAGCGGAGTTCCACAACAGGCGGTAGATTTTGCTGCAAAAATAGATGCTGCGGATTTACTTTTGGTTTCTTTGTCTGAGCATAACGGAACATACTCAACAGCATTCAAAAATGTGTTCGACTGGACTTCAAGAATTAAAAACAGAGCGGTTTGGAATGAAGTTCCAATGTTGCTAATGGCTACAGCTCCTGGTGGAAGAGGTGGTTTAGGTGTTTTAGAGGCGGCAGCAAAACGTTTTCCATTACACGGAGGAAATGTTGTAGATACGTTCACGCTTCCTTTCTTTAATGATAATTTTGATAAAGAAGCGAATAAGATTTCTAACGAAGAGAAAGACAGTGAGTTAAAAGAGAAAATTCAGAAAATTTCGGCTATTGAATCTATCCTTGAAAAATAGATTTGAAAATTAATATAAAATTAATATCTTTGCAAAAAGAAAAAGTAATGAAAATTCAGACCACTTTTAAAGAATATTCCTCCAAGAAAGGGAATATTGTGGGCTCTGAAATTCTCAGATAAAATAACGGCCGATAATCTACTAAGATTGTCGGCTTTTTTATTTAGCTTATGAGTATGAAATTTAACTATAATTTAAATCTTGATGATTATTTGAATTACCAGTTGTTTAATGCATCACAAACTAAAAGTATTATTAAGAAAAGGAAGAGAAATCGGTTTATTCCAGCAATTTTTTTTGTTGTTTTAGGAATCGTACCAAGATTTGACTTTACGGAAACTTTTACTCTTATTTATATCTTTATAGGTATTTTATGGATATTTGTTTATCCAATTTGGGATAAAAGATGGTATTTTAATTATTATAAAAAGTATATTAAAGAAAATTACGTATATAATTTTGATAAAGATACTGAAGTCATCATAACAATGGATGAAATTTTGATGAAGAATGAAAATTCAGAATCAAGAATTAGTTTGGCTGAATTGAAAGAAATTAATGAAATTCCGCTAGCTTTTTATCTTAAATTAAAATCTTCACAATCAATTATTTTACCTAAAAATAAAATGAGTGATTTAAAAGAATTTAGAGAAATTTTAGATACAATAAAAAATAAATATTCAATTAATTATAATGAATTTCCTCAATGGAAATGGCAATAATTTAAATTAAAAATAAAAAGTGTTTTAGTTATTTAAATAATCAAATTATTGCTGGATTGTTAAACTGATACACTGTTACATTAAATACTATGAGCAACACGTACAAATCTGCAGGAGTAGACAAAGAGGAGGGATACAAAACCGTTGATAAAATTAAAAAAGCGGTGGGCGAAACTCACAATTCCAATGTATTGAATCATTTGGGAAGTTTTGGAGCTTTCTACGAAATCGGAGGCTACAAAAATCCTGTATTGGTTTCAGGAACTGATGGGGTCGGAACGAAGCTTAAAGTAGCTTTAGACTCCAAAAAATACGATTCTATCGGGGTAGACTGTTTTGCCATGTGTGCCAATGATATCCTTTGTCACGGTGCAAAACCGCTATTTTTCCTTGATTATTTAGCGTGCGGAAAACTGGATTCAGAAATCGCTGCTGAAATCGTTTTAGGAATGGTAGAAGCTTGTAAAGATAACAACTGTGCATTAATTGGTGGTGAAACTGCTGAAATGCCGGGAATGTATCAGCCTGGAGATTATGATGTTGCAGGATTCTGCGTAGGAATCGTGGAGAAAGACCAGATTATTGACGGATCTAAAATCAAAACAGGTGATAAAATCATTGCTCTTCCAAGTTCAGGTTTCCATTCAAACGGATTCTCTTTGGTAAGAAAAGTGTTCCCTGATTTCAACGAAGAATTTGAAGGGAAACCTTTGTACGAGACCCTTTTGGTTCCTACAAGATTATATTATAAAGATATTCACAAAGTTATTGCTGATGTTGAAGTGGCAGGTATTGCTCACATCACGGGTGGTGGTTTATACGAAAACATCCCGAGAATTATCGGTGACGGATTGTGTGCTTCTATCGATGCTTCAAAAATTCAGATTCCAAGCATTATGCTGGAGCTTGAAAAAAGAGGGGGCGTAGCTCGTGAAGAAATGTTCGGAACATTCAATATGGGAGTTGGGATGATCATCGTGGTAGATGCTGAAAAAGCTGAAAAAGTTCTAAGTCTTCTTGATGATGCATACGAAATCGGAGAGATTACTGAAGAAAACGAGAAAATTAATTTATCATTTTAATGTACCAATATAACAATGTAAAAGTGTACCAGTTTTAGGCATTGCTACATTGATAAACTGATACATTGTTACATTAATTTATGAAAAATATTGTCATTTTAGTTTCAGGTTCGGGAACCAATCTTCAGAGAATCATTGATACCATTGATAGTGGAGAAATCCGCAATGCAAAAGTATCTTTAGTGATTGCCGATAGAGAATGCTACGGACTGGAAAGAGCTAAAAATCATAACATAGAAAACGTTCTGATTCCGAGAGGAAAAAACTTCAGCAGCGAATTGAGTAAAGTCATTCCTGAAAATACAGACTTAATCGTATTGGCAGGATTCTTATCCATTCTAAAACCTGAGTTTTGTGAGAATTGGGTGGGAAAAATTATCAATATTCATCCGGCATTGCTTCCGAAATTCGGAGGGAAAGGAATGTGGGGACATCACGTTCATAACGCGGTGATTGAAGCAAAAGAAAAGGAAAGCGGGGCAACCGTTCATTTTGTAACTCCGGGAATTGACGAAGGAGAAGCTATTCTTCAGAAATCATTCGAAGTCACAGAAAACGATACTCCAGAAACGGTTGCAGAAAAAGTTCATTTAATTGAATATGAAATTTTTCCAATCGCAATTGATAAAGTATTGAATAATAATTAAACACTAATTATTAACAATACAGAAAATTCCCCTTCCTCGGAGGGGTGTCAAAAATTCTTT
The sequence above is a segment of the Chryseobacterium sp. MYb264 genome. Coding sequences within it:
- a CDS encoding bile acid:sodium symporter family protein, with amino-acid sequence MALTAKIFNKQNLFLLLLIVMVFMAKLIPFKASYNEFFNLSAFIDWGIAGIFLFYGLKLNLKEVVKDISNWKLHLIIQSGTFILFPLLVLLFYPWVKSSEFENIWLSIFFLACLPSTVSSSVVMVSIAKGNVTSAIFNASMSGLIGIIMTPLLMSFFLEPASGSENHGEVIQQLLIKVLLPIILGILLNPVFKKWITKYSTIIAEFDRLIILLIVYESFSTAFIENIFGSVPPIVFLILAFSVFFLFFMVYHILQFIAKKMKFNAQDIITVSFCGSKKSLVHGSLFLLVLGVTDDQKVLFLLPVMVYHSFQLFYVSWLASKIAQRKSVV
- a CDS encoding succinylglutamate desuccinylase/aspartoacylase family protein translates to MKKATLLSLAIMSSWGNAQKISQILEQKGSFRKDTVFSIKSEAKETYLPVSIIKGKGKGPVFSIVAGIHGYEYPPIVAVQEILKEIDPNQIKGTIIIVPIANVESFQKRTPFINPLDQKNLNNAFPGSANGTPTDQIANIITKEIISNSTIFLDIHGGDANEDLLPFVCYYNRKDTPENTKFAHDLSVQSQIDHIVSYPYNLTSTEPAKYAFKQATQQGITALSIEAGKLGTVQKENVDLIKTAVYNMLEYSGNYVRRKSKFINKKTATLFNQQDYIKVPENGIFYSDLKSGDQVKKNQILGYIADEFGNKKQDILSNSEGIILYKVGTPPVNKGETLFCIGYTEKDKI
- a CDS encoding glycoside hydrolase family 13 protein, whose translation is MKKIYTIIALSTAVIAFSQKPLDKVEPAFWWKGMKNPELQIMVYGKDIANSEIELSNGVQAKDIQKTENPNYVFITVNTNEINVPKFNINIKKGKKNIGSYPYELKERKPNSAERESFTSKDVMYLIMPDRFANGDEKNDSQPYLTERANRSLPNGRHGGDLRGIINNLDYIQNLGATAVWLTPVNEDNEKVYSYHGYAQTDLYKIDGRYGTNEEYKELSQKLNKRKMMLVMDYVTNHWGISHWMIKDLPTKDWIHWFNDGENGFKRSNYKTTTQFDTNASEVDKKLALDGWFDTTMPDINQKNPLVLKYLTQNAIWWIEYAELGGFRVDTYPYNDKEAMAKWAKAITDEYPKFNIVGETWLNTAGHISAWQKDSKTGEAANYNSNLPSVMDFMLYGDLPKALKEKEGWESGMNRIYNSLSSDFLYPDINNVMVFFENHDTERWNEIFNDDPKAYKLGLTLISTVRGIPQIYYGSEVGMRGDKNKGGDADIRRDFPGGWKSDKVNAFHPSNQTPDQKGFYQFTQKLLNWRKGKEVIHTGKTKNFVPQNNVFVYFRYNEKESVMVVLNNNEKDEALDLKHFAESLNGFTKGKDILSDKEVSLQNNLTIPAKTSMVIELN
- a CDS encoding nuclear transport factor 2 family protein — its product is MKKITIFFTFILFVLSFTTLSAQSKFDKDKKEIGIMLDDFNLAAAKADFITYFNYFAAESTFIGTDATEVWDKKAFMVWAKPYFDKKTTWNFTSLKRNIYFSKDGKLAWFDELLNTQMKICRGSGVVEKINGQWKVKQYVLSVTVPNEIVDKIVAEKAPIEDVLIQQLKTK
- a CDS encoding MFS transporter, translating into MAKKIKPNLSMLQIINMSMGFLGIQMAFGLQNGNASRILANFGADVHELSWFWLVAPVTGLIVQPIIGHMGDNTWSPLGRRKPYFLIGAILCAIGLVMLPNAASATQMMAANVLLLAVIFLAMMDASINVAMEPFRALVGDMLPKHQGTVGFSVQTILIGIGAVIGSYLPDWLTKLGVSNVAEAGFVANNVIYSFYVGAGFLILTILYTIITTKEYSPQEFAEFDGGKEVIEEPSKFTDIFKDFSNIPSQMKRLGIVQFFSWFALFTMWVFTTSALATHHFGLSPDDTHSKAFNDAGDLTGKLFGMYNLWAIPFAFLLTPIAKWIGKKQTHALALAFGGVGLILMYFIKDVNLLWISMVGLGFAWASILAMPYAMLIEVIPQKKMGVYMGIFNFFIVIPQIINGIFGGPIVSGVFGKQAIDYVIVGGVCMLLGAVLTLFFIKSEDETPKEIEEEIQQVHF
- a CDS encoding YfbM family protein, with the translated sequence MSMIGNLLRVTKTELEEYLNDSSLLEARLYDENEEPDYLNPDDIDKAWEGILFLLTGNGISAMDHPLTKVLFSGQLIDENQDLGYGPAHYLTPEEVVDLNNQIAEITITDLKAKFNPEKMTELGIYPEIWAEGDDAFDYLADNFLAIQKMYTEAVRNGEGMITYLN
- a CDS encoding IS5 family transposase, with translation MLGKIREDLQQNLFKTRLTELINMEHPVVKLAGEISWDKMESEFEKLFSENGRPSIAIRKIAGMLLLKEMFKESDESVIERWIENAYWQYFTGETFFQTEQPFDPSNFVHFRKRIGDKGLEFLLGQSVSLHPKAKTEDEVQVDTTVQEKNITFPTDAKLAKKVIDNCRKIAEKESVVQRQSYRRVSKQLLRDAFFGHHPRRQKKAKMARKKLRTIGKRVLRELERKLPKDVLKGYEDVFKIYLKALTQERTTKDKIYSLHEPQVACIAKGKSGKAYEFGTKVAVVRGRKTGIISSVKRFSGNPHDSKTLEESLAQSERVRKSVGGTRPTKATTDRGFKGIKEVEGTAILLPAKKEKTKYGQQVARLRFRARAAIEPCISHLKRNHSLGLNFLKGVAGDINNALLAGIGYNLKMRLNQIKQQILLWLELVLRIFLGKYNFQSQKTAF